The Falco peregrinus isolate bFalPer1 chromosome 11, bFalPer1.pri, whole genome shotgun sequence genome includes the window tcaaagttctGATATTGAGAGATGCTTCAACGgaacacacagacaaaatgaGACCTGCTTACTAAGTGGGGATTCTTGCATGGAGAAATTAACAAAGCTCATTTCCTCCGAAATGACTCAAGGATGAAACTAAAACTTAAAAGCACCTTCTCTAAAAaaggatgtttaaaaaaaaaatgacatggtCTCCACACCCAACTAATCTTCCCTTGGTTTGTATTCTGAGCTGTATCAGCAGACTCTGCTAAGCACCCAGTTCTAAATATACGTTGGGTAAAGATACTTGCATGTGCAAATGTTTGCTGGATGGAGTCCTAGTAAGTTTGTGCCCCTTGCCCAGGGCTCCTAAGGGCTGCAGTAACCTTAATGGGTAAGGGGCTGCTGCTTCATTTCCCCTGGGCTGGaccagcagcaggctggtggACACCATTCCTATTCCAGTCAGCAAATGCCAAGGCCCTGCCTGCAGACAGGCAAAGGGGGGCAGGTTTGAGTGTATCAGCCTGACACACTGGGTGAACCATCCCGTCCTTCCTGCACACCCTCTCCAAAGGTAGCAAACATGAAACTAGGCTTCACCTTTGGTAGTATTACCTGCCTAAGGTTCCTATCTCCTTTCTCCACCTGGCCTtgagctcctgctgcttcctcctgtgCATACTCAGCTGTTTGTGGAGCTGCACTGTGAACCTGACCACAGCTTTCAGCGCTAtcaaaacatttgctttcagcATGCAAATTTTCTAACCTGGGGCATGAAGCTGCCTCTCAGGCAGTGGGGCTTCTGTGAGTCAGAGGCTGGACAGAAACACCTGAGGCTGGAGACTTCTGAATGGAGTTTGTTACCTTGCCTGATCGGATCGCTGCTGCAGTCCAGGAGCATCCGCACAGCATGTAAGGGCCAAGCAGTGCAGTTCAAGGCACAGCAGACTAATTGGCAATTTGTGTGGACAGGCCCTAAATGAGGTGCAAGACATAGTGGAGCTGTGCCATAAACGTTAGTTTCAGCCTCCAATTGGCAATCTCAGATATATTTGGAACGTGGGATAACAACATAGCAGAGTATGTTTTCCAGTAATGTTTATCACTCTTGATGAGATGCAAGACTTCATAAGGCACCAGGCACAAATAAGCGGGTGAATTATTTTCCTGCTCGAGAGTAAGCTGGGTGGAGTAAGACATGTGGGAGGAATCGATTGGCAATAAGGAGCCACGTTAATTATCTCAAGGCTGCAAATTGACTGCGAAGTGCCTTACAGCATGTCTGTACAGGAACACTACATTGCCCTGAGCACACTGGCGTCTATGAAATGGTGCCGTCCCCTCAGCATGCAGTTATTCCTGTAGGAAGACGCTTAGCTCAGTATGGTTTACCATTCGTCTGCTCAGGAGATGCTTCCCGTTAGGGCATGAAGGCACAAGATACCGTGAGAGACAAGGGGGAATCTTGCTTCACATCAGCTCATTTGCGGTAACTATCTGCAAACTTGTTTCTGCCTTGTGAGAAACAAACAGAGCTCTGACGGGAAGGATTTGGAGAGGTGGAAGAACTAAGGCCTGGGCTCACTCCACCTGGTGAAGCGCCTAAAACTTAAGAATTCGGTCAATGAGAGCACCACTATTAGAAAGCAACCAAGCACACCTAACATGTCATTTACTGATGATACCATCCCCTGAGCACACATGCTTCAGATGCTTAAACTCGGCAGAATTACAGTTACTTCTCTGAACACTGCTAGCTTAATGATGCCCTCCCAGCTGCGTATCCCACCCCCCCTCATTTGTACCAGCCCATTGTGAAGCTAAACCCTTTGTATCCACAAAGACACTGTGCTTTATCTCCTGAAGTTTCACCTCCTCGCTTACTTCTCCTGCTAAAACAGAACCAAGGTGCAATAAATCATGCAATCCCAGCCTCAGAAAACCCACACCACGGAAGATATTTGGATTCCTGTTTGGAGACCGGTGGGACTGTCAGCTTTCTGATACAATGATGAACGGTTCACAGTTGGGTGGAACACACCCACGCTCTTTAGGTTAAATAAAACAGGGTGAGTCCTGAAGAACTTAACGAAGGTGTGACCCAGCTTGGCCAGAACTTCAAACGCGTTATCAGAAGAGGAGACTATGACAAAAGGGTTCAGCCTCTGTTGGGACTGCAAGTGTCTCTCATGAGCTCCAAAACTGCTTGTGGAAGGGAAGGTATGCCACCCTatctccctccccccccccccccccccgtacaATTTGGACAGTAGCACAGAGAGCTCCGATCCCGACTGCAGCATATGAGCACTGCTGAACTACAAACCCTGTTGAATCACTATCTGCAAATCAAAACGTAAAGCAAACAGTTACTTGGAGTAAAGGTGTGTACTGTTTGTACTAGGCTTTTCTAAATTAGCCTGCTGATCAGGAGCTGATCCATGCTGCAGAAGAACATCACTATTATTATGTCAGAAGAGCTAAAGACTACAGCCTCATAACTGCCCCCATAAAGGGCAACCACTGTCCCCAAAGAGCCTACAGTTCAAGAAATAACACATAAAAATTGACATCCAAGCTTTTCCCATACCTTGCAAATACTGAGGCTTGAAAAAATAAACGTCACAGTGAAGGCTGCAGTTGTAACTGCAATTCCCAAATTTCACTCCAACATACCCAGTTTATGACTGCTAGGAAGAAACTTACTCATGATGCTGATGAGCAGTAGACCTCTGGTATAAAACTGTTTACTTCAGCCCCTGATTCTGCAAAACGTTTCACTGGATGTTTAAATTTAGTAACTGACTACTCCTATTGGCATCAATGGTGTTACCCAAAACAACCTATTTCTTTAAGTGCTGTGCTAATTAGGGCCTAATTGCCCAGTTCTAATGATCTCAAAAGACAAAAGACACCAAACCCATGTCTCCATCTCAACTGCATTCCTATGACATCAGATAATGGTTTTCTAAGAACCGAGCCAGACCAACTGAAGAAAAGTTTGGcccaagaatattttttttctgaacaagcCCACTTCCTTCTTAGAAAACCAAGCACTGAAGGAATGGATCTTACCAGGCCAGAAGAATTCGTGGCACATGGAGTTTATAGTGGGGATGTGATTAGGGCGAACGTAACAGTAATCAACGGGTGCTTCTGGCTCAGCCTTCCAGTTGAGATCATTCCTGTGTGGATACGCCCGGATTTCTGCCAGCAGCCTGAGTTTTGGGGGCTTTGTCTCATAATCGCGCCTGCCAGtaacatgaaaagcaaacacaaaaagtGAGTGAGCAACAATAACTGCCACTACAGCTGAATGGGTACTGcccatgaaatattttctgacatGCTCAACTTGGAACAAAAGAACAGAGTCTTCCATTCATGTGGGAAAACAGCACCCAGCTCAGCAAAACCATCCTTGTGTCAGAGGCCAGGACACTCCCCAGATCCACAGCATGAGCCTGTCCTTACAGCAGGAGCAAGGAAATCATGGTTCTGACCCAAAAGCAGGTGCAACTTGCACCGAATGACTACGGTGGTTccctctctgccctgccctcTCTTGGAGACTCCCCTTCCCAATGCAGAGCCAGTTTAACTACTCAGCTAAATTAAACGCTGTCCTCTCAGGGTTACCATAGTGTAGTGGGTTGTACTTCAAGGATGAGTGAGGAGCACTGCCCCAGAAAGGTGTCCTCTCCATGGGCTGTCAGTTCACAAGCCAAGAACAATTGAACCTCTGACCATCTGTACCTGATGTAAGGTTTCAGGACACGGGATGTGTAAGGACTGACAATACTGTGGTCTGTCAGCAGGTCTTCTGAGCCTACCAGTCGATACAGAAACTTTGTGGTCTGCTGTCGATATCCCTTCATGGCAGGCAGCATCGTCTACATGTACAAAAAAAGTGCAGAACACTTCAGGGAGATTAGTCAATGATTTAACACAGGGGAATCGTACCAACAGAGGGAGAATAAGGGCCTTTCAATGTGACAGGGTGGACTGGACCCACAGCATGGTAGTCCCACCTCAGAGGACTCTGCTGTGCACTCCCAGATTTAGCGCCCAAGCCTATGAGCTGCGCAAATCATTTAGAAAAGCGCTACAAGTGATCTCCCTCCTACACAGCATGGAAGTGGAACCACCTATTTGGGTACTTCTGGGCCTCCACCATCAGTGTTTGGGCAGAGCAGGAGTACAAATACATAGACGTTTGTGGTGCTGACACTGATAGACTGCTGTGCTGTACCAGCATGTCCCAAGAAGAAAGGCACCTATGAGAGCATTGGTGGGGACACAGCCCCAAGTCAAAATGAGTCAGTCTGTTTTCACGTAATCCTTTTCACTTTGGGAGTCAGGTAACCTCAAGGTGACAACAGCATCTACAGAAAAAGCTCTAAAATAAGCAGTGCCAAAAGCTCACTTAGATTTGGAAACACTCACCTGGTATCTGTCCAAGATCCTGAAGTCCTGGCTAGTAGTTCTGTATGTTGCTTGCCCTACTGGGGACCTGGAAATGCCTCCTTCTTTGGCTCCATAAATCCCATCAACCAAGAGCAGTGCAGCGTTCACAACTTGGTCCAAGTCAAAGAGCGGCAGCCCCCTTTCCCTCTTGGCCTGCCTGACTATCAGCTTGCGCCTCAGTCTCCGGGCCTCCGGGGTCATGCTCATGGCATTGGGACATGCTTCCAgtctcttcagcagcagcttttcctcgTAGATACTAACAGAAGTATGCTTGGGAGCTCTGGGTTTAGCATCCTTCTCCAGCTGTGGTTTCCTCTTGTCTCGCCCCCTGACCTGCAGCAACGTGTTTGACTCTTCAGGATCTTCACTGTCACCTTCCatcctttctggtttttcttcttcactctCCACCTCTTGCTTGATCTGCTCTGCTGTCTTCACTTTCTTCCTACTTGCTATCACAGTGCCAGCACCGGCTGTCCCACTGGGAGGGGGCACATACTCTATTCCTGGGTCTATAACTCCATCTCCTTCCATCTCCTCATCATCTGTTCAAGAGATCAAAataatccaggaaaaaaatgtaaacatcaAAGTCCCATTTCAAAAAGGGTTGTCACAGGATTTTTCTgctaaggaaaaataatgcGGGTTTAGCCCAGCGCACTCCATTTTCTGTATAGTTCCAGACCTCCTGATTTTGGACAGGAGACACCATAAGGAGTCTTAATTTCAGGACACAGAATCAATCCTGCTCATAAGGTGTCTTGCAGTTTGGcatctgaaaacacagcactctTGAGCTGCAAGCTCATGCTCTTTGACAAATGTTACATGACTGAAAATTCCCGGAGACTGGGGATCAAATGGTCAAGCTGGTGAGCTGTATCTCCAGCTAGCACACCCTGGAGAAGTTCTGTTTAATCTGAGGGAACAATTACAAGTTATAGAAGTACAGGATTTGACCCTCTATAGAACCTGACTATTCTTCCATCAGGAAGTGTTTTATTCTCTGCTTCACTGATTAGGTTGAGGTCTGGCTCCTTAAGGAACCAACAGCACTCAGCTTGCATCACTGCTTTGCAACCTGACAAAAATTTAGCAGCTGTTAACTGGGATGTTCAAACTTACAAAACTACTGGAACATTACCATAGGAAtaaaatttcttccatttaaaagcATTCAAGACAAAATTAGAGGTGCTATCTAACAGTGTAATCAGTGTTGCAGTGAAACGCTTATGCTGAGTTGTGGAGCAGTTGCTAGGTGAAATCGTCTACCCACTGTTTATCCAGGATCCCTCAGAAGACAATAATGGTGGTTTCCTCCGGCCTTAGAAGATGGCAATACAAGTATGGAAAACTAATCAAGACTTACATGCAACTAAGACAAACAGAATACTACCAGTTACTTTCCATCTTATCCTGGAAAGATCCTGCAGCTTATTGggaattgctttttttaacaaCTTCCTAGACAATGACCCATGGCACatcattaaacaaaaaacatgGTGTCTCTTACCATGAAACAGAGCCTGTGGTGGCATGACATCTGGGATGAGATCTGCTTCTGAGAGAAGGCTGGGAGTGGCTGAATGCGAGGCTGGAGTTCCAGGAGCAGAGAAGTCCAGAGATGGGGAAGGAGACGGGCTTGTCAGAGGGGTGCGGTCTGAAGAGCTCAAGGAGGAGAAGTCAATCACCTCTCCTTTCTCAAGGACGATATCAGGACGACGGCCTCGACTGGTGAATTTAACAGGAGTGGAGGAAGTACTCCGGTCCAGGAAGCCAGCTGCCTCCTTCTGGGCTCTCCGAATATCCTTGGCTTCCTGAGTACGAGATCTCTTCTCCTTCAGCTCCATGGCTGATTCGACTGGATTGCGGCTTACCCGCTTCCTGAGTCCTTCCACAGTAATGATGGGATCCAGAGGTGGCTTTGAAGCTGCTAAAGAAGTACTTTGCTTATTCTAACAGACACTGAGTTCCTGCAGTCACTGGATACACACTATACAGTCAGAAAAACACACCGACTACAAATCTTAGGAGATGTATTTTCAATATACACAAGAAATACACTCCAGGATGTGTAGCATAAGGCCAATGCACCACTAAAGCCTCATTAAAGTCCCAATCTCACTCCTCTGCACAGAAGGGAATTTGCATTTAGtgacaaaagataaaaaacccTCCCCAGGGTaaagaagagcagagaaattatagatttcagctaaaaaaaaacctgcacaaatctcaaaaaaatctaaaaagccTTTGGATCAGTTAGTACAATgcaaaaagatattaaaatataacaagCTTCTCACACTACAATGCACATACCATAGCCCTCTTAGGTCGACCATTACAGCAGAGCAAAATTAAGAAACTGTCCATGCAAACAAACACAGTAAGCTTTTCTCATGTCTTCCAGCTCTGTTCAGCTCTGGCCCAGCTAGGAACCTACACACCATCGGGGGAAAAGTTACCTTTTGCCTTTAGTGCAGACGCAGACAGCTTCTCTCCTTCAGGTTTCATTGTTGGGGGTTTATTATGAACCAGTTTCCACCATCCTGGTTCTCCAAATTCCTGTGCCCCTGAGCGGAAAAACAAGGGGCTTCCCACAGAGAGACAGCCAGCAACGGTGCTCCACCACGTTGAGGTCtttttcctacagtgggagAGGGGGAAACGAGCGTTAGGTCCCcactcagcagctctgctttcatcCTGAAGCCTCCTCCCTCCGCCAGGATGGAAAGGGCAGAGTGCTTCTGCCACTGGCATTGATGCAGGGGGATGATGTACTCCCTACACCCCCATCCTCAAAGAGGTGAAagattaattaatttcttctcagaGAACCGCTCTGAAGGGCAAGCTACAATGTAGTGGTAGGCTCTGATGCACAAAGTGCTGCATACATATGCTCCATAAATGCCATGCAACGTCAGTGCACCGCCATCCACCGAGCCTACAGAGAAGTCTACCCTGTCCCTAGAACCCCCAGCTTTCAAATGCTGACATTGCTACCTT containing:
- the KAT14 gene encoding cysteine-rich protein 2-binding protein isoform X2, which produces MQTPSRMANNVHMSGLLSRHDDEATRTSTSEGLEEGEVEGETLLIVESEDQASVDLSHDQSGDSLNSDEGDASWMEEMSYYCEKCQKWIPASQLREQLSYLKGDNFFRFTCSECSEDGKEQFERLRLTWQQVVMLAMYNLSLEGTGRQGYFRWKEDICAFIEKHWTFLLGNRKKTSTWWSTVAGCLSVGSPLFFRSGAQEFGEPGWWKLVHNKPPTMKPEGEKLSASALKAKASKPPLDPIITVEGLRKRVSRNPVESAMELKEKRSRTQEAKDIRRAQKEAAGFLDRSTSSTPVKFTSRGRRPDIVLEKGEVIDFSSLSSSDRTPLTSPSPSPSLDFSAPGTPASHSATPSLLSEADLIPDVMPPQALFHDDEEMEGDGVIDPGIEYVPPPSGTAGAGTVIASRKKVKTAEQIKQEVESEEEKPERMEGDSEDPEESNTLLQVRGRDKRKPQLEKDAKPRAPKHTSVSIYEEKLLLKRLEACPNAMSMTPEARRLRRKLIVRQAKRERGLPLFDLDQVVNAALLLVDGIYGAKEGGISRSPVGQATYRTTSQDFRILDRYQTMLPAMKGYRQQTTKFLYRLVGSEDLLTDHSIVSPYTSRVLKPYIRRDYETKPPKLRLLAEIRAYPHRNDLNWKAEPEAPVDYCYVRPNHIPTINSMCHEFFWPGIDLSECLQYPDFSVVVLYKKVIIAFGFMVPDVKYNEAYISFLLVHPEWRRAGIATFMIYHLIQTCMGKDVTLHVSASNPAMLLYQKFGFKTEEYILDFYDKYYPLDSKECKHAFFLRLRR
- the KAT14 gene encoding cysteine-rich protein 2-binding protein isoform X1; translated protein: MQTPSRMANNVHMSGLLSRHDDEATRTSTSEGLEEGEVEGETLLIVESEDQASVDLSHDQSGDSLNSDEGDASWMEEMSYYCEKCQKWIPASQLREQLSYLKGDNFFRFTCSECSEDGKEQFERLRLTWQQVVMLAMYNLSLEGTGRQGYFRWKEDICAFIEKHWTFLLGNRKKTSTWWSTVAGCLSVGSPLFFRSGAQEFGEPGWWKLVHNKPPTMKPEGEKLSASALKAKAASKPPLDPIITVEGLRKRVSRNPVESAMELKEKRSRTQEAKDIRRAQKEAAGFLDRSTSSTPVKFTSRGRRPDIVLEKGEVIDFSSLSSSDRTPLTSPSPSPSLDFSAPGTPASHSATPSLLSEADLIPDVMPPQALFHDDEEMEGDGVIDPGIEYVPPPSGTAGAGTVIASRKKVKTAEQIKQEVESEEEKPERMEGDSEDPEESNTLLQVRGRDKRKPQLEKDAKPRAPKHTSVSIYEEKLLLKRLEACPNAMSMTPEARRLRRKLIVRQAKRERGLPLFDLDQVVNAALLLVDGIYGAKEGGISRSPVGQATYRTTSQDFRILDRYQTMLPAMKGYRQQTTKFLYRLVGSEDLLTDHSIVSPYTSRVLKPYIRRDYETKPPKLRLLAEIRAYPHRNDLNWKAEPEAPVDYCYVRPNHIPTINSMCHEFFWPGIDLSECLQYPDFSVVVLYKKVIIAFGFMVPDVKYNEAYISFLLVHPEWRRAGIATFMIYHLIQTCMGKDVTLHVSASNPAMLLYQKFGFKTEEYILDFYDKYYPLDSKECKHAFFLRLRR